One window of the Archangium primigenium genome contains the following:
- a CDS encoding nuclear transport factor 2 family protein, whose amino-acid sequence MAMERAQRFVEALTRLEETGEVDALLALFSDDAQVSNVVSHRTFQGKDGARKFWKEYKGMLEQVKSTFRNMIESGDRVALEWESAGTAHNGAAVSYEGVSIIEWEGDVITRFYAYFDPRLLGEELSHGTAQRSEVPATTPA is encoded by the coding sequence ATGGCGATGGAGCGAGCACAACGTTTCGTGGAGGCGCTGACGCGACTGGAGGAGACGGGCGAGGTGGACGCGCTGCTGGCCCTCTTCAGTGACGACGCGCAGGTGAGCAACGTGGTGTCGCACCGCACCTTCCAGGGCAAGGACGGCGCGCGCAAGTTCTGGAAGGAATACAAGGGCATGTTGGAGCAGGTGAAGTCCACCTTCCGCAACATGATCGAGTCCGGGGACCGCGTGGCGCTCGAGTGGGAGTCCGCCGGCACCGCGCACAACGGCGCGGCGGTGAGCTACGAGGGCGTCTCCATCATCGAGTGGGAGGGGGACGTCATCACGCGCTTCTACGCGTACTTCGATCCCCGACTGCTCGGCGAGGAGCTGTCGCACGGCACCGCGCAGCGCTCGGAAGTGCCGGCCACCACGCCGGCCTGA